DNA from Gouania willdenowi chromosome 15, fGouWil2.1, whole genome shotgun sequence:
TCTCATCTCAAAAGGTACACAAGTAATGCATGCTTTTCTCAGACGGTGTCTGGAAAATTAACTTGCCATGATTTTGATTCCTCTTAGACTGCAACAATCAGCGGTCGGATGGACAGATGGGAAAGCTGATGGAAAATGTGGTGCTGTTCAGCAAGACTTTACTGCAAACCCTTTACAGTGGAATAGTGTTTGGAGACCCTGATAGTTTGCTCCACTTCCTTGCAGATCAGATTGTGGCTGTGAGAGAAatactaacacacacatattgtGGCACACTTACTCACTGACATACTGGATCAAGGTGCATATACGACCAAAACAAATGACTAAAACCTCTGATTTCTGCTTCCAGTCTCTGGAGAAAGGTCAAACACAAAAAGAGATGATTCTGTCTGAACTCTTTACATCCACCAATAAAGTTTTGCTGTTCTTCTTATCTCAACCACGACGCACCCGAGAAGAAAAAGATGTAGTCATCAGAACGTTACGGACGTTCATGGACTGCTGGGATATTGTTATGGCAACCTACAATTCAAACATGAACTTCATCATCTGTCTCCTTCATTGTTTGTTACAGATAAGTTCTGGCAGGTGAGGGATAAATCAAAATTAACAGATACCTTTAAATAGTGTAGGCAAAGTGGGATTGAGTTTTTATATCAACACTTTTCTTGTTTAGCTATCGTGAAGGTTTTTCTTGTGTGGACCAAAAAGTGCATCAAACAACAACTGCATCCTGTGAGTCAACTTCCAGTATTGAGCTTTCGGAGAACCTCTGTGACGAAATAGACACAACAGCAGGTATGAACCGCTGTGCATCTTTAGACATCCATTTGATCACACTGTAGttttgaaaatgtgtgtgtgtgtgtgttttagacgAAGTTGAACTGAAATCTTTAGCAAAGGAGTGCTGGACCAGAGTACTGTCAGAGAGGCAACGCATGCTGGAGGAGAACTCTAAAATGGAGATTTCCGCGAGCCATAGCTCCGACATAAAACCTGTTTGCATGACTGAACTCAGCCCATTGTGGGAGGAGATGGCACACAAAACGTGGCTGCTATACACAGGTCAGATCTCACCTCACTGGTCTTTGCAAAAGGTGAAATTGTCTGAAATGGCAAAATAACaatttaccttttttctttttaaataaaaaaaaagtggctcaGAGAAAGAAGGCCACCAGTGGATCCCAGAAGATTTTTGATATTCTTTGCTCAACTTCTGGCAAACATGGAAAAGATTCAGAAAAGGTGAAGGTATATAAAATCTTTCTCAGTGTTTGAGCTGTGGCTTGGATGACATTTTCCACCTCAGGAACCTGACAGGACAGCACAGGCGACTGACCTACACTTAGCAATTCTATTATACACAACTACAGTAAAGCAGTTATACACAGTGAATGCCTGCTAAGTCACGATTAGGTTAGGGATAGGAGGACAAATATAGGCTATCCTTCTAAAGGGAGATTTAAAgcagttttaattatttttaaattaaacaatttgGAAAAAGTATAGTTTTTCTCTGTAAAAGTACAATTGTGATTTTAGCTGACGTTATAAAAGGCTAAAGCCTTGTATTATCTTGAGGCTATGTAGcactatattgatatatatatccatcttttatactttaatatttattattattattattattattagtttcgggtttgtttgttttttgttctttgcacCTTCCACCAAGCtcaattccttgtattgtttttttaaactgtacttggcaaataaaactgattctgataGTTTGATTTTATTCAGGGAATTAGATTGTTTCAACTGAATTATCTTAATAGCGTAAATATAACATATTAGACATCACAACCAAAAGTCATACGTAGAGCTCTAGATAAATCAATATTAGTATATACCTCTTGATTAAGCCCTTTTCCCCATCCACCCACCTGTGTATTAAAGTCTAGTTCCATCTCTAGTAAAGAAATGTTACATTTCAAATTTTCCAGTGGTATGTTTGCATCCTTGTTTTGTGtgatatataatattaatcCCAAAGTCAACATTGTCTGTGCTGTGGACCGTCCATCCCTGCGGGAGTCTTTGATTATTTCTTTAAATAGATTTGGATATCACACCTGATTGCCCCTGAGTGGGCATTGTAATTGATATCTGATAGGCTTATCCATGGGAACACTCTTGGCAACACGCAGTTTGATGCTGAAGGTTAAAGACtcgtttattgttgtttttccccCAAAACACGTGGCCCACATCATTAGTTCCCCCACAACGCTTAAGACGGCGAGCCATCTGGAGCAAGGAGCAGGGACATATTACTCAGGCACACAGGCATGAAATTACCgcgtctgtgtgtctgtctcacACCAACAAAGCGAGTGTATTCTTGTTTGTGCATGTCTCATGCCCACAGAAATCATGTTGGCAATTATAGTGGTACCAATCTGATGAAAACATTATTCATTTGATGTTCTTCTTTATCATATCAGTCTTTGACAGGCTATTGTAAAGAGTGATGAATTGTTTTTCCATTTGAGATGCAGCCATATAGAGGGAGGGACACGTTTGCACTTCCTCTCTACTGTGACTCCCAATAGTCTACAGACTCCAGCAAGTGTTTCAAATGGCTCTATAATTGTCAGCTACTGTCAGCCAGTCATCctaatgaacaaaacaaatgagtCTTTAATTAATTCCTTAATCATCAACTTGTAACCTTTATTTGCTAAGTCATGAGCTCATGAAGGCTCTCTTTCCAGTCACTCTATTCGACGTAATTCATTCTGTGAGTAGAATGTACTTTCTAGTTCTCTGATACCTACTTTTATTACACATAAAAAGTTTGAAAGCCTACTGTAGGTACTGCATTAGAATATAGTGAAAGATAGGCGGATTAAGTCTCAGTCAAGCTTCAGTGCAATCCTTCCAAAATTTATTTCATCAGCAAAGGCAGTTTCCATAATCATATCTGTGTCCTCATATTAGAAAGATAATTAACAGCACTAATGATCACGTTAAGTTCATTACACATTCACTGCCAGCTCAGAATGAAGTTGACATTATGTTGCCTTATCATCAAAGGTGGCGTATTGTTGGGAAGTCATTAAAATGGAAATGAGAGTGATGTTCTGATGTTAATTGCAGAGGGAAGAGATGAGTTATGTATTTAATGCTGCTTTTTAAAAGCCAAAGAGTTTCCTATCTGCTGCTAAATGGGCTAATTAATGCTATATATTACTTATGTTTGTCCAAATGAAGGAATGAAATTAGGTAACGATGACGCCGACTTGCTGTTTATCTGCCACGAAACAGCTTTAGTTTGCAAACTTCATTATTACTCTGTAATTTTTATAATCTCTCATTCAGTCAGTCATTCAAAGAAAGAGTTTTGTGTCTAATAGGAAAATAATGTGAAAAGTTTTTAATCATTAAACATTGTGTGCCTTTTTTTTGTGCAACTTTTCCCATTTATTCAAGTGGGGCTGTTATATCTTGGGATACGCTGAATTCAGGCACATTAGGGTGCACCCAAAACAGGATGCCGGTGTATTACAGTTCTAAATTGTATATGTTTATGTGACTAGTCCAGGCTAGTGAAACTCTGCAGCCTGAAATCACTCTATGCCAGGGTAACTCAACCACTGTGCTGCAGCACACTTTTGTGCCGTGAGAGAGTGTCTGatgtgccgtgggaaattattcaatttcacctaattgttctaaaaaacgttttttttaaagtattaaatATTGTCTGCAAATATGCCAATGTGCTGCCGTGAGCCCATCCCAAAGCGCACAGACATAATAatttacatacatatatacattatataaaacagAACATGATTAAAACTACAATTGAACTTTGTTCtgttaaatattattaaaaaaaataaaacaatatatattttatcccTCCCACAACATGTATCAAGTCTGTAAAATATGacggataatttttttttttcaagacactttgatacaAATGACtgtttattgttaatataggctacaaagtagattttattattatttttacattttcggTTGATGGTGCACCttgggatttatttttcaatggaaAGATGGACCTTGCcttaaaaaaggttgaaaaacactgcactttccaactttgtttttttgtaatttttttcattcatgttttaaaaCCCAAAAAAGCCACTTAGTTAGAGTCAGTAGCGGATACTCAGTATGAAGATCTACTAAATGTTTATTCAGTCGATAAAATAGCTTTCCTGGGTCAGCTCTGAGGATGGACACATGTTGTTTCACTAGACTCTCAGCGAGCACTGCTGTGATGATGGGCTTAATGAAGCAGTTAACAGTCAGAATATGATCCCAGTGTGTCTGCTGAACACAAGCATCCTGCAGTATCAACACGGAtgccttttctttttcctatttttttttccatttcctttCTCCTTTTAATCGCAGCATAAATATACCGACCCACGCACAGTAGAATGCGTAAGGCCACAGTTTGCTTGCCCTTGACTGTGGTGTGGCTCAGTGATATTAATGTTTACGTTGATTAgatcacacaaacaaatgatTATATTTTCAGACAGGGTTATTGTAAGACTGTAGCCACTAGCTTATTTTGCCTGGTGAATGCAATTTAGAATAGATGTAATTGTATGAATGCATCATAATTGCATGAGGAAACAACAATATCATTATGCATATACAATTGTTCTGTTacgtgtgttgtgtgtgtacaATATGAGTTTGTAGAAGAGCGATTGTGCTGCCCCCATCATTTAATTTGCACCCATCAGATTACACTTGTTTGCTTCCAGGAGTTTCTGTCGGGCATGGACTCGCGTCAACGGAGAGGCCACGACATCTTCGAGAACATGAAAAGAAATCACATACAGGTTGCATAAAATTCTTAGTATCAAGAAAAAggttcataatcaatgaatccCATTGGTTTATCACAGGCTTGTTCTTTTTGCGTATGTTTTCAGATCCTCAGCTCTGTTGCTCACAGGCTAATTTACGCTCTGTTTTCTAGCTACATGACAGTGAGTGGGAGCTTGCAAGTTCACATTGGCTTCGACTGGAGGCCGAGCTGTTGAGGGAACGAGCCGTTTTTGGGCCTGGTCCCGGGGTGCTTTTGAGCCGAGACTGGTTCCAAGATGCTGCAGAGGGACGTAACCGGACTAAATCACGCATCCGCAGAAAGGCTCATAGACAATCTGTGCAGGTTGGCCTTCATTTTACAGCAGGACTTTGTTTATTCACCAGCACATAAgtaaatgttcaatattttgTTATTAGGTGCTGGGGCTGCTGGGTTTGGGTTCACGACCTGCCTCATTAGAAGAGAGCAGAAATGGAGCTGAAAGTGAAAAAGGTCAAGGTTAAaactcttaaagggatcctccactgtttttacaaatgtggcctaaaacctttgtaATGTACTTATTAGCACATCTATGCCAAACCATATTTGtgttattaacttttaaaaatgggattacTTTACCTTTTGAGAGCCTGTATTCCACCATCTGGAAATCATGCGATAGATGACGTCACACTGTTAAAGATGCACAAACCTTGAGTATAGAAGTGTTTCTGGGTGGAGTCTTTCAACAGTCCGTgctttactcgctaacttcagccaccagagcgtcagcTGCGCGCTGTTTAAGGGAGCATTAAGGCTCCTtaggagagcttttcttctctgctttattgtctTGTACCaaactgcagagttggaactgtcttccccctgcggtcatagattaattttcgggtcacaactgtttttatcctctttaacttttcttgattatttagagcaaccaaaagcagcacaagttgtcattttgactgaaaaatctgctaaatgatctaaaaagcaggctgaatgcatTACTCCAATacaaaacaatgggatgtttacaggccaGTGGAGTTGTGTGACGTcttcaatcacgtgatttcaagatggcggaatacaggctctaaaacggtaaagtagtcccatttttaaaaggtaataaaattaatttagtgcaaaataatgcattttgttaggcatagatcaattctaataagaacatttcaaaggttttagacctaatttttaaaaacagcgGAGGACGcctttaaattatttaacatCTGAAAATATGTGTGGGATGCTGATTAGCAACAGTGCAATATATCCAACAGAGTGCAAGATTTTGTGTGACGTTGGTGCAGAAATGAGAGAGAATAAAGAGGATGGAGGAGAGCACTCTGATCAGTTGACCTTCTTCCCTGTCCTCAATGAGACGCCTGCCATCCCTGAGGGTCCTCTtgacccccccacccctcaACCATGCACCAACAGGCAAGACTGCCCAGACATACGCATCATCGTGAAGGAGCTGCACCCTGAGGAGGAGGTATGGAAGTGTGTCTTCAAGCTGGGTTGAATGCAAAATGAGAGCAGTAGTCCTTCCGCCCGACTAATATTCAGTCAGAATTATCTGATGTAGACTCAGGGATTTCAGTAGCCCAGCGCTGCTATCAGATTTTCATCTTTCCTCAttagtttaatgttttaatgattAGACCCAGCACAGCTCTCTTCATTCTTACAGTCAGTTGAAACCAGTGCACATGTTGACGGGGACTCTCCTCGCCCCGGCAACCAACCGCGGCTTTTAATGTTTCTGACAGAAGTATTAATAAAAACAGTAGGAGGTGATGCAAGCTGTCTTACACCCGTTTAGTACGTGTGAGATCCGCGCTAGTGTGTCCTGTTGTCTTGCAGTGGTTCAGTTGATGAGTCCTGCTGAGTTTCCTGTCAAATGAATCCAGTCATTAGCTCTGAAAAATGCACATGTGCACAAACAGGCTAACACTTGCCTTCATGCAGTAGAACACAAAGGGAGACCCACTCATAATTAGCTTGCCAGCGCCAATAGTGTGATTAGGACAATGTGTGTGGGGAGAAATCAATGGTCTGACATTAGGCTCTCAGTCAATAAAAGTCCTCCTTTTCCCCCTTCTTCCTATCATCAGCTAAATCAGCCTTAGCGTAATAATGAATACATTTCCACAGCAAAAAGATTAGGAAGCAAGTTTATTGTCATGTATTTAAACTTTGACAACAATAAatacgttattttttttttatctggtcAGATGTAAGCTGATGCCAAATCCCAATCACTGATTTAAAATGCCTGAGAACTAACCAATGCTTGGTGTAAAACCCCTCTTCCATGAATCTGAAGCTCTGTTATCATTACTCCTCTCATACATGTTTACATGACAATATCCATTAAAGCAGGTCTCTGTGTGCTTTCAGACAAGAGGTTCTGATCACTTATCAGGgttcttattgtgtgtgtggcagTGATTAATTCTCCTAATAATGGCCATGCAAGACTTCAGTGTACACCACAAAGTGTTCACTCTGTGTCTAGGGATGGAGGGTGTCTGATTTGATTAGTGTAAATTGTGAGGGGCCCGAGGGTTTGTTTGGGCCCCATATGGTTTTGGGGTACTGTGTCCCAGGGGGCTCTGAGGGGGCCAATGCGTACAAACATCCAGGTGCACGCAGTGAGTAGAAACAATAGATTTGTGGAAGCACGatgctgttagcattagctatagCTATCTCCTGAGGCACCGGTGGGCTTTCCCTTGGCAATGGATGATGCTCTTCGTCGTACTGATAAAAAAGGGGCTGGGCCCTCGCCTCCCCATCAATCAACTCTGATAATAAAGTGTTCAACTGTGTctttttaataatgattaaaatatgtgattaaaatgatcaatcaGGGAAAGCCTGAAGTGCCTGTGCAGTTTCATGTCCAAGGAGAAAAACATGCTGTGCACTTTACCAGTCACTTAAGGCTCAATGCATCTGTTTCTCCTTTCTCTGTGTAGGTCAAAGCTAAGATGTGTGTAGTGATGGTAAGCGGTCTTAGGGTCACAGAGGCTCTGCTGCTGTTTGGGAAGGAGAGTCTGTTCTTGTGTGAAGGGTTCACTCTCAGCCCAAATGAAGACGTCTGTTGCCGGAAACACCATCCAAGCAGGTACAACTGTCTCAAGAACATAAGTGCTGAAGGTCATATGTTTTTCAAACTTAAAAATTCCCATTTTCTGAGCCTTAGTTGATTAGCGTGCCTGCCTATTGTGTACTGTATCTTGAATTCACCTTTTGTTAATCATATTCCACCCTGTTGTCCTCTGACAGAGTTAGAGATTCCTTTATTTCCTCTATGCTGACTAAAGAGCTGCCATCACGGTGCAGACGCTGGCTGTACGAGGATATCAAGGCGGCCCGCTTAATGCGCTTTCTCTTGGAGGTCAGACACTACACTAGCAGAACcattaaataatttatgatGTATCCACACACaaggaaatgttttttgttctgGGCTCACTTACATTATATTGTCAAACGGATTGGAGCAACCCTCTAAAACTGATCAATCATGGTACATAAAGACATTGATGGGCATGAATGCAGACTATTATTGTAGTTGAACCCATTTGGATATGAATCAAAGCTAAAACTTTGAGACAAGCCTTAATAAAGTCATATGTCCAAATACTTTTGGCAATACTATGTGGAAATCATATCGCTTGGTCAGTTTTGTATGTACATTACAAAGTCCAGAAAACAATTTTAGAAGTTTGTCAATGTCAGTCGATTTCCTGAAAACTAAAGGCAGTACAAATGCTGTTTGCTGAAAGATCACTGTGCTTCTATCACTGTAAGGACAATGCTATTGAGCTCTTCGTGAAAAGTGGACACTCAGCTTTCTTGGTTTTCTTGAATAAAGACCACGTCTCTGCTTATAAAAGGTACCACCTATAAGATGAGAACTGATTATTATTGTGACAATTTGTgtctcttatttattttattttctccatcTTCATGTAGGCTGAGCACTGTAGTACCAGCCCTCAAAGGCAGAGGTGTCACTGATATCATTGCTAATGCCAAGTAagttcattcatttattattattattttgtgtcacCACTTATATCAATGCAGTTATGTATGTGACTACAGTTCTATGAGCTGGATAAGCAACAGAGGCAGTGAATCAAGTTCTGAATGTCTTGCGCATGCACAGatcaagttttttgttttaccaaaTACGTGTGACTCAGAGGATCCGGTGACTCTATAACTTTAGTTCTGACTGCTCTGGTGGTCATCCAGTAGAACAGTAGTTACATGTGTAACTTTCATTCTGTTTGATTCTTCCGCTTCCTGACTGCCAGACACGGTGCTTCAAGCAATGGATGATTTGTACCAAAAAAGGTCACGAGGAGTGCCACATGTACCTACCTATTGTGTAGAAGCAGCCAAATCTTGGTAGAAGACCACGCCCAAGGGATTTGGGGTAGTGACTCTCACCCTGTAGTACTTATTGAATGTGTTTAATGACGTCCACAATGCAGCAGAAAAAATGGCATCGAGGGTTTCCCCCCTCAGAGTAGCCCATGATGTGACGGCACTCAGCATTGAATGGCTCCTTACCCCTGATGGCGGGGGTTGGCTGGTCACAGAGTATGCATGGGTTATTGCATCAATGATTCAGTGGGATAGCCTCTGTTTAGAGAGGCTGAACCCCCTTATATGACTGCTATGGTCATGCAAACAGTTGGTCTGAAAGACGAACGTTTGCTCTAGCATTGCCTCTTGCAGTCAGGAAGTAGGACAAAGACCCAAGTACATAGATAAGTTAATTGACAATATGTGAtgcacaataacaaaaacagaaacaagttTTCATGAGTGAAAATTTctttgaaaatagattttcgtttttttttttttttgcaaaatttgctTGTTGTTAAAGTTATAACTCCTTGcttcaaataactgtatctGAGGTTTTAAAACTAAACTGTCTGAAAACGACTTGTTTAACAACAGAGTGGCGTCTGTGTTTTCAGCAGATTACCATACCAGCTTTCTGTGGCTATACAAACGCTTTTGTTATTGGTTTGGGCTAATAAACTACAAATATTCTTAAAATATTATTGATTTCTACATGTGTGATACCTTTGGAGGGCTTAGAATCCAAGTGCCACCTGGTCGACATGTTCTTGGTTTTCTCATGGCccgtcacatacagtatgtataaaacaaaagcatatataTCTGCGACATACAACTGAAAATATTACAGGTTTTTAAGCTACTACAATAATAAACACTCTTAAAATAAGTGGGAAACATCTTTAATAACTCAGTTTACGGTTTGAATGTGATGACAGCGAATGGCCAGTCCCAATCTTGCTTTTCTTTTACTTCTTAATTCTCCACTCATTTTGATTAACTTTGGCAACTGAGTTTGGTGTTGTTAATCCAGAAAAGGGATTTGGCTCTTCCTTGTTATCACTTTCACTTTCTTCCTTCTCATTTTTCTGGCATTTCTGGCACAAGATGCTTTCATGAACCAAGTGGACCTCTTTTTCatgcacttcttttttttcatttgtgtccTCACCATCCTTTTGTGAACTCAGGTGCCTGATGAAGTTTACTTTAGTCAGGTTGGGGAGAACCTCCAGAAATTCAGGTAGTTTGTCAAAGAGATTATCAAACAGAGCCAACTCTTCAAGATTTTCTAAAGCTTCCAGACTGGAAGGCAACATGTCCAACTGGTTCAGTCCTAGATTGAGAGTTTTCAGATTGAGGAGGGAGCCCAGGGAAGAAGGTAATCCTTCAGAGGTGAGGCGGTTGTTGGAAAGATTGAGGTGCGTGAGTGACATCAAGTTGCCGATGGACTCAGGCAGAGACTCTAGCTTGTTACTGTGAAGATCCAGCTTCTTCAGCGATGAAAAATCCCCAAAGTTATCCGGTAGCTTCTCTATCAGATTGCGGCTGAGGTCCAATTCTTCAATGTCGGTTAGATTTAGGAGGCATATTGGAAAGGTGATTATACCCATGTTGCTCAGAGTAAGACTGTTGCATCCTTCAGGTGTCAGTCGGGTTGCGTTTTTGGCAGCCTTCAGTGTCACCTTTGGTTCCTTGGGCCCTTTGCCCTTTCCCCTGCAATGTACAGAAAACTAGTGAACAGTATAACCTCTAAATGACAGACGCCCCCAAGAGGCTTAATGTAACCAACATCATCACATAGTACTTTTGCAAATAAtagtattgtgtgtgtttatgtgtaagCCTGGTTGTGTGTGGCTGATGTGATTTATTCAGATACAAGAGCTTATGTATGGCCTGAGGCTGTGAGAAATGTTAGTTCTCTGAGGAATGGGAGATTGAggtgcgtgtgagtgtgtgtctccAGAAGTGTCCCTATGTGTTTGTGCTGTAGTGTTATGTCTGCACCAGTGTGTGCTCACCCAGTTACCCATGGGGGTATTTAAGAGCATGGCTCTCTAATTAAGGCTAATGCTGGGGAACAAAAGGAGAAGGGTGACACTGGGtaatacagtaaaaacaaatgaGCACGGATGGTCCCTCACTATTCAAGTGATTgagttgttgctttttttccGGCAGTGTGTGCTTGTAGATTTGTGTGTGATTGTTTAAGCATGTATAGAGGCATTTCATTCTTTtacgtgtttttgtgtgtggacAAATAGTCAAATCAGGACTTTGATAAATGATAGTAGGGGAGTGTTTGGAATGTAATTAAGGTTTCGCTCTTCTCCCCTCCCTGTCTAAAAGAGCaaggtgtgtgtctgtttgtgtctgtgttacACCCCAAGGCCCTCTCGCGCCTCATTCATCATCCTCAGGATGAGAGAGGTTGGTGCTTGTTCCCATTATAACCTCCTATAGAAAACTATTGCATGAAATTATTGCCTGCAATTAGATAACACATAACACTGGGCCAAATGCAATGATTGATTTAGAGTAGTTTTACAGAATAATTTGGTCAAAACTTATGGCTGTTAAAATCTGATGGCGTGTAAAATACttctttaatattaattaacatgcaagtgttttgtttgtttgtttaatttttggGAAATTCTGTAACAAATATGCATATCAATATTATTTACTGGAAATAATTATGACCCACTAATTCGCATATCAATAGCTTTAGTTTGTGAGGATACTTGTTTATCCAAAGCCTTGAAtgcaataaacataaaaaaacaggtTTTGACTTATTGGTTATACAGATGGAAATAGAATAAAAGCTTaaaaagaaaggagaaaaatgcacagatAAGTGAACGTTTAGTAAAATCAGGGTTCATCTTGTTTTATAATGTTACTTAGCAACAGGGTTGTCTGTGCCAGGACTTTATTACCCTTTTACTGGCCCACAGAGAGAACGGCTCTTTGAGAAGCAATGGATCACTTTTCTATCTTAGCGTGGAGTAAACATTTCAAAGTATTAATTTTAAGGAATTTATACTAAGAAATACACTTAATTGACAACTCATACTGTAGGCCTACTGTGTGCCCCCACATGATTAGGACACAATGTTTGAACAATCATCATCAAATCCATTTAAATAACATCACAATGCATGAGCTAACGGTAAAAGTTCCAAACTTAGATACCAGGTAAAGCTAATAATATGTTAGCACTAgaatattttgcattttctgaagaaaatgcagGGAGGATGCATAGTTGAAATGCACCACTATTTGgctgctgggaaaaaaaaaggataaccTAACTCCTACATGATTCAAAAAGTTGaggaggtttaaaaaaaaaaaaaaaaaagccaatctATTGCATGATGTTTAGAAATGATTTGCACGTTTTGATACCTTACTTGTCCAAATTGGATCCTCACTAATTACAGAATAGCAGCAATTTTCTAGCTTACACAACACATGCTAAAACATACCATTTATAACACCACAAGGTAAGAAAATGCTATTTTTTCTGAGGATTCAGATTGTTTATAACCAGTTTGAGTCTTAACTATTGTTAATTCTATGGTTAGCACTACGTACTCACTTTTTGTTCCCCATCCAGTAACTTCCACAACTGCTGTAAATACGCAACTTCTGCTTCCAGTTTCAGTAACTGCTCCTACTGCTGTGAATACAGAACATTTGCTTCTAATGTTCCAACTCTGTTGCCTTCTAACTTGCGTTGCCTAGCAACGGAGCAAGCGACATTCCGTTTTACTGGCTACAGACTGCTCAGTCTTTGGCCTGTATTCTAATTTAAAGCATTTGTTTGTATTGGCTTTAGGAGGACTCCTGTGGTTGAAAAGACTGCTCTTGTTAAATGGCAGGTAATGCAGGAAATGCATGCTCCTTTAAATCTGTGcacacagaataaaaaaataaaaaataaataaaaaattctaaCTTGGGTTTTGTAATTGTTTACTTTTCTGTGATGTGTTTACCAACATTACACTATTTGTTTTGTCTGCTAGATGGGAGAGATCAGTAACTTTGAGTACTTAATGCATTTAAACACTATTGCTGGAAGGACATACAATGACTTGATGCAGTATCCGGTTTTCCCTTGGGTCTTGGCTGACTACCAGTCAGAGGTACAACCGCACACATGGATTTTCCTTTCTTCAACGTGTCGCTAAGCCTAGATGTTGATAAATTGCATGAATTACCTGTTTTGTGATAACAGGTGCTAGATCTATCCAACCCTTCTAGTTTCCGTGATCTCTCTAAGCCAATGGGAGCTCAAacggaaaaaaggaaacaaatgttcATCCAGAGATATGAAGAAATGAAAGACTGTGACGATGAAGGTACCTCATCAAGCAGTACTTACTTTGAAAATCTTCTGTAAttgggatttatttttagcactTACCTGACAGTAGAAAAATTCATTCAGAATCAATAATGATCTATCTGTGGTTCTAGATTTGTCTGCACAGTGC
Protein-coding regions in this window:
- the lrrc18a gene encoding leucine-rich repeat-containing protein 18, with translation MGNKKGKGKGPKEPKVTLKAAKNATRLTPEGCNSLTLSNMGIITFPICLLNLTDIEELDLSRNLIEKLPDNFGDFSSLKKLDLHSNKLESLPESIGNLMSLTHLNLSNNRLTSEGLPSSLGSLLNLKTLNLGLNQLDMLPSSLEALENLEELALFDNLFDKLPEFLEVLPNLTKVNFIRHLSSQKDGEDTNEKKEVHEKEVHLVHESILCQKCQKNEKEESESDNKEEPNPFSGLTTPNSVAKVNQNEWRIKK